The sequence TCATCTCAGGCACCAGCTTAATCCGGTCACCCCGCATTCGACGTCACCCTTGCCGTCATGTACCACAAGGCATCGACATCAACCCGTTCTGATTtagaccctgcaagaccaaaccgaatcaACCGATCAATAAACCGATTTGCAAAGGTGCTTGGTGTTCACCTTCTCCAACAACTCTCTGTTTTGAAAAAACTTCCCATTTTAATGGTTATTTCCCTTAAAGGGTGTAATAGTCCTTTCAACAAAAGACTTATATTAATAAAAGGGTATTTAAGTATTTTCATGTTTGAAATTAACAGAATACTCACAGCATCAACTTCAGGGGAAGGGGTGTAATTCGCTCAAACCCTTAGACTTACATGTAATTTTGACAAACTATATGGGAggggatgtaattttccctttttttattttttttattttttgagatgATTGAGTCTCTTAAACTCTTAATCCGTGAAGTTTCTCGTGATGGGGATATTCGTAATTATATTGATCTTAATAATTCCCCATTATCCCTTAAATATATAAGGCGAAAAATGAGTCGTAAAGtttgcatctttttttttttgggtagaattaaGTTTGCATCGAGTAGCTGCAATTGAGAGTTTGAGACTTTAGAGTGTTTCTGCAGATGTACTGTGTCTGGAAACCAAAAAGTCATCGCTGAACTTGGGGAGGTGAGAAGGAATGATGGCGGTAAAGGCGAGCTTCGTCAGCATCTCTGCTCCTCCGATCATCTATCAGGATCGTTATCGTTATTGTTCGCCGCATCGTGGTATTACACGTACTGTCAAATTCAAGGTACCGAAGTCCGAATTCCTCTCCTCTTCGAAAGAATTACTCTCTATCCTCCTCCCATCTTCCCTATGGATTTCTTATTTGTTTTCCATTCTGGATATTACAAGTTTGAAGAACTCTCTTGGTTGCAGGGAGCAGCAATGATATTACCTGTGAAATGCTCTACCGGGCCGACGGATTCGGAAGCGGAAGAACCGTACCGTCCTTCGTGGAGCCTTTCTGTATACAAATGGTACGCAGGACTTGGAGCCTTGGGGTTTATCGAAACCGGATACTTGACTTATCTCAAGTTTACAAATTCCGATGCCTTCTGCCCTGTCGGCGGCGGCAGTTGCAGCGACATTCTCAACAGTGATTATGCCTTTGTTTTTGGTATGCTATgacctctttcttttccttctccaaTATTTTgtatatttcctttcattcGTTAATTAGTTGGTTGATGAGCGTTTACTGTGTTCGACAGTTGGTTAATGTGAATTGTTACTAGACTTGGATGTTACTCGTCAGGATTGTACTTGGTTATAAGTTAAAAAAGATTTCCAATTAGTAACCTACCGCATGTTCTCCAAACTAACTTTCCTTTTTCGCCCAAGGGGGTTTCTTTACCTACTACAAATAAATCTAGTGACATTACCGCCCTTATATCAGTAAAGTCGAGCCAGATTACTTCATTAATTGGTTCAGGGAAGCAGTGATTTACTAACCTCCATTTGCCTTACTCAGCAAACATCAGGTTGAAGGGACCAGTTCTTCTGTTTACCTCTGAATTGTATCATAATATTAATTTTCTTCACTTCAATTGGTGCCCTCCAAACATCCTCTAGGAGAACGGTCAGTATGATCATTACGCGGGAGGAagttacaatttacaaaagaTAAAAACTTGAGGGGAATCTAATGTTGGGCTTCAACATCCATGCCCTTGGATCCTTATTAGAGAAGGATATGAAAATCCCCTTAAAATAGTCAATAGAAAGAAGATAGTTGGCTTCCCTCAAAAAACTAAACCTTGACATCCCAATTCAGCTAGAATGAGACCTGTTTATGCATTTGGAGATCCTTTTATTCCTATGAACTGATGGGTAGGTAATCTAGAAATCCGTACAAGCAGCTGTTTCCTTAACACAGACCTACTAATACACAATCTTACCCATTTTACATGTCATATCTAGTATGTCTCCAGAATATAGGAAGAATTTGCACGGTGTATTCCAGTGGACGAGTCGAGGTCCACTGTATTGGCCTCATTGGTATCCCTACCTCATCATGCATGCCATATTTTGTGTAGTTGTCATGTTCCAAAGATTGACTCTCCCTCTGAATTGTTAAAGCCATTTGGCAAGCAgggtgatgcagttgcacgatggacttaggaaagaaacatcttttgacttgattttctattgttttagaaataatttctttttaaattagctagcttctaattttagaatagtttcctttcaagtaattaccattaattgtttgattttcttcctttatattggacatgtaaacgaTGGAGAAGTCCAGTGaaaagaattgaatgaaattgaaagagtATTTTGGGTGAAACCATGGTTGCCGTGAGGCTTGCatatccctccctccctctttgatcatcttctttcttctttcttctttcttcttcttcttcttctcttccctgctATCtagcttttctctctctatatttctttctcttatttcttcttcttcatcttcctgcACTCACTTCTGCCATCACCCAACCAGTAGACTGAGAGGGACTCAACCGATCTTCCTCAATCCTAACTCTCCTTACCTGAGATTTTGACTGAAGGAAATATTCTTCTGGGCGAACAGAAACCCTAAGATTTCAGTGCATGTGATCGACCCTGTTGAGAGCTTGAGGTCTGATTTATGGCTGATCCTGCAACTACCGCCTAGAGGAATTTCAGAACTTTCATACTTGATCAAAGCTTGTTGTTAGATGTCATTGAGTCTTGGATTCAGTAAATCTGGGGAAGGCGATTCTGTTCACAAATTTTCCTGAGATTTGGAGCCTTGGTTAGGTGGCTGAATTGATCTCAAATTTCTGATTTCTACCTCTGGTTTGCGCTAGAGGTAGGAGACGATAACTTGAGAGGCacaattcacttttttttttattttttattttgattgtttcCTTCCTAAACTACCCCTCATTCCATCTTTTTTTACTACTTACCCATGCCCAATAATTGCTTCCAAGACTACCCCTGGTCAATAATTCTAATTCCTTTCATATCCCATCAGTTACTTTAACCTCCTTTCATCCTTTTAAGATCCCTTGTATTTACAAGTCTGCCAATCCTTTCTAGGTTTCTTGTAATTACTAAATTGCCACCTCCCTTTAGTTTCAGTtaattacagaactgccattactcctcatattttgaatttacaaCTTTATTGTgagccctaagcgatccgatttcagtccttgaAACCCAGATCCGCATCACAGGGATACATTtctctttgattcttctctcAGTTGAGGTCACCCATTCCTTTGGTTGGGAATTACAACCTAGATGTGCACGCCAGATGACACACCTTGGGATCTCAGCATTGCATTTGGATCCATGCCAATACAGGAATGTCCACTGCACAGAAGGGATGCCAGCCCTGCACCATCTGATGGAGCGTCAGCTTAGCATTTCCCTTTTTTGGTTTTGCATGCTGCATCCTAATTGTTGAGATGTTCTTTTTGGTGTCAGATTCCAACAGAGTTTGTAAAGATTCTTTTaatttgctttgtttttctaCCTCAGGCTTTACAGATAGGGATATGGTGAATAGAGAGTATGGATAGGATGGAATTAATTAAGATGACCTCCCCCCCGCATAGATGCAATTCCTTTTCCATGaggcaaattttattttaatacatTTTCTGTTCTTGGGTCTTGAAAGTAGAGAGATCTAGGATCACTCTATAGAGCAAGACGCATTTACTGAAGAAGCAAATGTGTAGATTGGCATAAgagttggaaagaaaaaacgTGGCTGCCTTTGTTGATCCCATTTCTACATCTTTCATGTGAGTTTGGTTCCTTTCTGGATTCCTTTCGTTTAACCTCCAGGAAATATATTTCAACAGAGAACTCTGTTTGTGCCTTTGTGGCTTATAATTGAAGAAATggagaacaaagaaaagaaaaaaaaaaatgaaaagcaaCTTTGTCTTCCAATTATAAAGCAGGTGAAATGTTTAACGGAGGATTTAACTTACTAATTTTGGATTTTGCAGGTGTTCCTCTTCCATTGATTGGTATGGTTGCATATGGGTTAGTTGCATTAGTGGGTCTACATCTGTCTGGAAAGAGTTTGCTTTCTGGACTGGGTGAAACTGATGGTCGTTTGATTTTACTGGGGAGTACTACGTCGATGGCAGCGGCTAGTGCATACTTTTTGTACCTTCTGAGCACAAAGTTTGCAGGAGCATCATGCTCTTATTGCTTGATGTCAGCCGTTCTGTCTTTCAGCCTGTTTTTCCTCACACTAAAGGTGTGTTTTAATTAACATTTTTCTTACTAGTAAAACATTCATGTGGATGGAAATGACGGATAACCGGTTTCCTGGTTGTGTATGCGGTAGGAATTCGGGTTGCAAGAGATACAAAGGATGGTGGGTCTGCAGCTAGTTATAGCCAGTGCAGTTATTGCTGCTTTGAGTATTTCATATGGTACTCAAGCTACTCAAACTGTATCAACGAGGTGCGTTATTCGGTACTTTGTGTAGTGCATCTCAACTTGTCTTCATATCTCCACTGAAAGCAACCGAGACTAAACTCAGTTGCTTGGGAGTTTGCTGCTTCCATCTTGATCTTCCAATTGATTCTATTTAAAGTCATGAGAGATGGTTTATCTGTCTAAAAATTGGTCCTGCCTTTCATTGAAGGATTTAAAACTTGGTATTGTGGATCAGATCGGACACTGCCAATCCTGATCCAGGTTGATCCAGACTGGTACTGGCTGATGCTGGAGGTAAGATTGGTTGTACCAGCCTAGAAGCCTAAGGTGTTAGGTTCAGAAAGCTCGTTTGAAGACCAGAATCGCAATGAATAAATAAGGACCAGATTTAAGAATAAGCGATAAAACGGTGATTTGGATTTCAGATTTGGATCAATTTCCACTGGATCACTACATTCAGATATGTGATAGAATATCAAACATTGGACTTGATTCAATGGTCTCAAGTTTTAGAAGAATCCTACTTAATATAGGacttctgaaaactaaattaaTATCAGTAATTGGATGATTTCTGATCAGCAAATAAGCTCACTTGGATTAAGCTACAGAGCATTTGATCGAATATGTGATAGAAACTGAACAATAATCTGAGATATAATGCAAATCAGAATCTACTAATTGAAACTGGAAATCAGGAAATAAACCCAAGAAAACCAGCAATCCTAGTAACACTAGGAATCTGATGATCTGAGATCACATCAAAATTTGAGACCATAGAAATATATGGATTCAAATATAGCATCCATTTGTGGAATTGAAGTTGTAAAAGCAACAAGTAAGAAACTGAAGGTTTTCAGATTTATAGTGTGAACATGGACTGAACTTAAGAACTGATCTGTTGCGGGAATTAAACAGTAGtgaagaagattagaagaagaagagaagggtatGAGATTTGAAATAGCAGAAGCAACAAGTAAGAAACTGAAGGTTTTCAGATTTATAGCATAAACATGGACTGAAGTTAAGAACTGGCCTGTTACAGGAATTAGATATTGGTGAAGGAgataagaggaagaagacataagAAGGGTATGAGTTGAGAATCTCACGCAAGCATTGATCAGTATTCCACCGACACACCTAGCGTCCCACAGCCATTATTGTGAGTTTCACATGGTATTGAGCAGCAAAGACACactttattcataataaaatCTGTATCCCTTAGTGGCTGGTTacaaaagtatatatataaactattcatccaaaaacttagtttccttttttagttgtGGCTtcttgatgcagttgggcgtgaGAAGACTTGGGGTTAATttggtactttgattatttatttgtttcctttattgttagtGTAGGGTGTCGGTCAGGTTAGTAGAGAGATTCAATTTTAGATTTCAGTTTCTaatttagattagtttccaatTTAATTAACTTCCATTGTTACATTTTGATTGCCTTTATATTGATGTAACTCAATGGAGATTTCAGTTTTTGAATTGGAGAATTCAATGAGGCTTTTTTGggtttgaaaccatggctaCCATGCATGTTTTCCTCCTTTCTCCTCCCATCTCTTGctgttcttatttatttaatcgAGGTTCCAGAAACTCAACTCCTACCTTGCCTTGCTACTGTCCATCACACCCACAGCAGAACACTTACTGAAAAGGTTTGCTGAAACTCCACCGGAAGATCTTTGTTTGTCTCTTGGTTCGGGTCGAAGAAAGCTGGTCCCATGGCGAGCTAAACCCCTGAAGATCAATGCGCAGCTGCAAGTCTACCGCCAGTTCTTGAATCAGAGCTTCCCTGTTGATGTCTGGGTTGCTGTTTCATGTCATTGGTTGTACGAATCAAGAGGGAACTACAAAGCGACCCTTCATTGGTTGTACTCTTGTCTTTCAAAGCCCTAGCCACCCGCTGGTCTCCTTTCCTGTTGAGTTTcgtgagaaggaagaagatggttCTTCTTCTATTTGCTTTTAAAGGCAAGTTATTGTTATCACGCTATGCCACTGttttcttaaatctaagttCTATTATTCCCCTCATCTTTTGTAATCCCAGAACACCCCTctattttcaagttttaacTCCGGTTGACCCCATCATTTATTTCCTTCACTTCTAAGGGCTTAGATTGTTCTGGCATTTACAAAATTGCCCCTCAACCATTAAAATTGAGTTATCTATATTCCGCTGGGCCCATAGTGATCCAATTTGGGGTTATCAAACCCGGGATCCGCATCACTTCTATTGTTATGTTAGAAGTTTTCCTTTATATTCATGTAATATGTTGAAGATGGAGATTagaagaattgaatgaaataTTGAGTGATGTGTTTGGGTCATTGGTTGTGAGTGAACTGTGGCCTGGCTGTGGTTACTTGTTTCTTCTCCTATTTTTCCTCCATTATTCTTCCATCTCAGCTTGCTTGTTTCAGTTGATAGTAGTTCGGGATCCTGACTGGGTTTTGCAACCCCGGATTGCACCAAGTCACCAGCTTGCGTGGTTCACCGGTTCCACGAAAAGTCTCATTTGTTGAAGTGGAGCGTAGTACACTTTAGGCATTGAGCCAAAAACGtctcttcctttgtctcatTTCACTCTTTAATCTAAAAAAGCACTTGTTTTCTTATGATTCTAGGGCTGGTGGCATTCTCAAAGTCAATCCAAACCGAATTAGCACTTCTCAGATCAAGCTAGGCCTCTCCATCTGAACTGAGCGCCGGGTTCGGCCTGGTAAACAGCACCTTACGTTCATAATATCTACATTCCACTGCGACCCAGAGACATGGTTGAAGCACACCCGTCCAATAAGCGGATGCTTGGTCGCCTTATTGGTGTCACCTTGTGTCTAGgcgccctccaacgccttgggtcacctagatgCAGTGACAACTATGGCTACTAGTGCCCAAATACTGCATCAATTCTCCATGGCTCAAAAAAACTCACCCACAAGTTCTGTACTGGCATTGAGTGAACACTATAAGAGGCATaaagctttctcttcaaagaacttTTGTGGCATGACAAGCTCTACATGCTCAACCTTTGAACCAATATCAATTGTGAATGTCATATCCATAAAGTCTTTAACTTTGGGAGCCTTCTCATCAAAGAATTGAGGCACAACCTTCACCTCTTCAAGAACAACGTCGTGAATGTCGACGATTTCTTGTGGAGTGTTCTTAACACGACCTCATCTTCCATTGTCTCAGTTTTGTATGCTTTGATCTCTTTAACATGGACCTGTTTAGTAGAATCTTCTGCCCATTGATCTTCCGTCTTTGAAGCTATGTCTCTTCTTTATCATCACAGTTCATTGTGATCACTTCAGCTTTATCTTTAGTCTGTGCTTTAACATTATTGATGCCCGACTTCCAACACTCTCTAACTTGCGAATTGAACTTCATAGATGGCTTTTTCAAGTTATTTTCAGCTTTGAAGGCCTTTTGATGGTACTTGTTGAAGCGAGAGCTTCTTTGGATATGCTCTAGTAAGTTCTTGTTCTTCAACTCTTCCTAAGTCCTGGGTTCACATCTTCCAATTTTGAGCTTCTGAATAATCTACTGCAAATACAAAAATTTTAGC is a genomic window of Macadamia integrifolia cultivar HAES 741 chromosome 13, SCU_Mint_v3, whole genome shotgun sequence containing:
- the LOC122059721 gene encoding thiol-disulfide oxidoreductase LTO1 — encoded protein: MMAVKASFVSISAPPIIYQDRYRYCSPHRGITRTVKFKGAAMILPVKCSTGPTDSEAEEPYRPSWSLSVYKWYAGLGALGFIETGYLTYLKFTNSDAFCPVGGGSCSDILNSDYAFVFGVPLPLIGMVAYGLVALVGLHLSGKSLLSGLGETDGRLILLGSTTSMAAASAYFLYLLSTKFAGASCSYCLMSAVLSFSLFFLTLKEFGLQEIQRMVGLQLVIASAVIAALSISYGTQATQTVSTSSAEIDLPLFTTEIKKESSPLAISLAKHLHSIGAKMYGAFWCSHCLEQKEMFGREAAKVLDYVECFPDGYRRGTKIAKACADAGIEGFPTWVINGQSSQACQGAGSAACTCSAMHVEFLRC